Below is a genomic region from Elusimicrobiota bacterium.
GACGGGGGTTTTGGAGCGTTTAAAGCCCCAATTCAAAGAAGAAATCTACAATTTGTGGATTAAGCCCCTCCGTCCCGCGGCTTGGGGCGACGCCCTTCTTACCGTTCAAGTGCCCAATCGCTATTTCGCCGATTGGGTTCAAAAGAACGCCCAGACCGCCATTGAAACGTCTTTGCGGGAAATACTGGGCCGGGACGGTTCCGTTTCGTTTGAGACCTCCGAAAATCAGGAAGTCGAACCGGATTCCCTTCCGGAGACTCCGGCCGCCGCCCCGGTGATCCCGTCCCGAATCGAAAACCACGTTTCGGACGAAACCTTCAACCCCAAATACACTTTTGACACCTTCGTGGTGGGGCCTTCCAACCGATTCGCCCAGGCCGCCGCCGCGGCCGTGGCCAAGGACCCTGGGAAAACCTACAACCCTCTTTTCCTGTACGGCGGCGTGGGGCTCGGGAAAACCCACATTCTTCACGCCATCGCCCACGGCATCCGGGCCAACAACCCGGGCGCCCGGGTCCTCTACGTGACCAGCGAGCGGTTCATCAACGAATTCATCGACGCCCTGCGGTTCGACCGCATGAAGGATTTTCGGGCCAAATACCGGAACCTGGACTGCTTGTTGATCGACGACATCCAATCGCTCATGAGCAAGGAAAATTCCCAGGAGGAGTTTTTCTACACCTTCAATTCCCTTTACGACACCCGAAAACAGATCATCATTTCTTCCGACCGCACGCCCAACGAGACCAAAGTCTCGGCCCGGCTGATTTCCCGGTTCGAATGGGGCGTGGTGGCCGACATTCAGCCCCCGGACCTCGAAACCCGCATCGCGATTTTGCGCAAAAAAGCCGCTTCCGAGAACATTTTCGTCCCGGACGACGTGATTCTCTACATCGCCAGCCAGATCCGCTCCAACATCCGGGAGCTGGAAGGCAGCTTGATTCGAACCGTCGCTTTCAGCTCCTTGACCGGCACGCCGCTCACCATCGAATCCGCCCGGGAAACGCTCAAGGACATCGTGGCGGCGTCGGCCGCCACCCGCCCCGTGCGCGTGGAGGACATCCAGGAAGTGGTGGCGGATCATTTCAATTTGGAACTCAAAGACATGAAATCCAAGCGGCGCACCGACGCCATCGCCTTCCCGCGCCAAATCGCCATGTATTTGGCCCGGACCATGACCGAGTGCTCCACGACGGAAATCGGCGATCATTTCGGCGGCAAAGACCACACCACGGTCATGCACGCCTGCAACAAGATCCGGGGCAAAATGACTTCCGACCCGTACTTCACCGCCCTGGTCAACAAAATCACCCAGCAAGTGAAAAACCACGCCACGCTGGGCGATCTTCGCTCCAAATAATTTTTCGCCGTTTTATTGTTTCGGCCCGTCGACCGGGGACCGCCTTTTTTGCTCCGAAACGCCTCGGGACAACGCCCGGGATAACCTCTGAACAACCCGGTGAATCGGTGGAAGGCCGGGGGACCGTTCGAACAAGTGGGACAACGCGCACGTCTTTCCCACAAGTTGTTCGATTTCAAAAAAGATCGAGAGTCGCCGTCCATCAAAGACTTTCGCGCCGTCTTAGAAATTACTATCATTACCCCGAGCACGGCTCCTACGACGACTCTTATCTTTATAGATCAATAGAAAGAGGATGGCCTTGAATAACTCAAGCACTGTTATGTCCTCGCCCAAAAAAACCGACGCCGCTCTGGAAATCCATTGCCAAAAAGAGGAACTGCTGAAAGGCGTTCACTTGGTTCAAAATGCCATTTCGCCCCGGAGCACTCTGCCGGTGTTGTCCAACGTCCTTTTTGAATCCACGGATCAAGGCCTTCGATTGTCGTCCACCGATTTGGAAGTCGGGATTCGTTGCCTGGTCAAAGCCGACGTGAAGACCCTCGGCAGTTTGACCGTCCCCGCCAAACCTCTCGGCGAATTCCTTCGCACCCTGGACGACGGGAAAGACGTCTCGCTCAAAAGCACCGACGGGCAGAAAATAGAAATCCGCTCCGGTCGGGACCGTTGCTCCCTGGCCTGCCTGCCCAAGGACGATTATCCGGTCCTTCCCGAATTCAACTTGGAAAAGGCCGTGTCGCTGAACCCCGCCATTTTGCGCGACATGATCCGCAAGACCGCCTTTGCGGTTTCCACGGACGAAACCCGCTACGTTCTGAACGGCGTGGACTTCATGGTGGAAAAGGGTCAGATGACTTTGGTCGCCACCGATGGTCGCCGGCTGGCCTTCATTCAACGTGAAATCGCGGACAAAAAAGCCTCCATCAACGCCATCATCCCCACCAAGGCGGTCAACGAGCTGGCCCGGGTGCTGGGCGCCGATGAAAAAGGCGCCGAATTGCTCGTGGGTTTCACCGAAAACCAGGTCACGTTCCAATACAAAAACGTGGTCATTATTTCCCGCCTGATCGAAGGCAACTTCCCCAATTTCGAGCAGGTGATCCCCAAATCCCACGACACCCGGCTCCGATTGAAAACCAAGCAGATTCTCTCGGCCACCCAGCGCGCCGCCGTCGGCACCCTGGAACGCGGCGGGTCCGTCCGTTTTGCCCTCTCCGCCGGCCGCCTGCAGATTTCCGCCTCGGCCCAGGGCCGCGTGGAAGTGGAATCCGAAGTCGAGGTGGACTACAAAGGCGAACCTTTCGCCATCGCCTTCAACCCGGCCTACCTGGTGGACGTTTTTAAGTCCTTGGAAGCCGATGAAATCTTTTTGGAATTCAGCACCCCGCTCAACCCCGGCGTTATTCACCCCGTGGGCGACGACAACT
It encodes:
- the dnaA gene encoding chromosomal replication initiator protein DnaA, translated to MLSETAESIWTGVLERLKPQFKEEIYNLWIKPLRPAAWGDALLTVQVPNRYFADWVQKNAQTAIETSLREILGRDGSVSFETSENQEVEPDSLPETPAAAPVIPSRIENHVSDETFNPKYTFDTFVVGPSNRFAQAAAAAVAKDPGKTYNPLFLYGGVGLGKTHILHAIAHGIRANNPGARVLYVTSERFINEFIDALRFDRMKDFRAKYRNLDCLLIDDIQSLMSKENSQEEFFYTFNSLYDTRKQIIISSDRTPNETKVSARLISRFEWGVVADIQPPDLETRIAILRKKAASENIFVPDDVILYIASQIRSNIRELEGSLIRTVAFSSLTGTPLTIESARETLKDIVAASAATRPVRVEDIQEVVADHFNLELKDMKSKRRTDAIAFPRQIAMYLARTMTECSTTEIGDHFGGKDHTTVMHACNKIRGKMTSDPYFTALVNKITQQVKNHATLGDLRSK
- the dnaN gene encoding DNA polymerase III subunit beta is translated as MSSPKKTDAALEIHCQKEELLKGVHLVQNAISPRSTLPVLSNVLFESTDQGLRLSSTDLEVGIRCLVKADVKTLGSLTVPAKPLGEFLRTLDDGKDVSLKSTDGQKIEIRSGRDRCSLACLPKDDYPVLPEFNLEKAVSLNPAILRDMIRKTAFAVSTDETRYVLNGVDFMVEKGQMTLVATDGRRLAFIQREIADKKASINAIIPTKAVNELARVLGADEKGAELLVGFTENQVTFQYKNVVIISRLIEGNFPNFEQVIPKSHDTRLRLKTKQILSATQRAAVGTLERGGSVRFALSAGRLQISASAQGRVEVESEVEVDYKGEPFAIAFNPAYLVDVFKSLEADEIFLEFSTPLNPGVIHPVGDDNYKYVVMPMQVS